The following proteins come from a genomic window of Methanocella conradii HZ254:
- a CDS encoding peptidase codes for MIWMRFDLFYTADSGEFKGIVARRLHEVYGVSTVDRGKLDMHEGAYDAKRRQYDAHALLDYLIRNMSSEHALWIVDGDIYYDHLNFVMGLAMYNLAGVVSTYRLFSADMVAKEAVHEAGHILGLGHCKNDCVMRFSSSIADAERKQPGLCARCRDIFNRKIIEPGTLF; via the coding sequence ATGATATGGATGCGTTTCGACCTTTTCTACACCGCTGATAGCGGTGAATTCAAGGGCATAGTGGCCCGAAGGCTCCACGAGGTCTACGGCGTCTCCACCGTAGACCGCGGAAAGCTGGACATGCATGAAGGCGCCTACGACGCGAAGCGCCGCCAGTACGATGCCCACGCCCTGCTGGACTACCTGATAAGAAACATGTCTTCGGAGCACGCCCTCTGGATCGTGGATGGCGACATCTACTATGACCACCTCAACTTCGTCATGGGGCTAGCAATGTACAATTTAGCCGGAGTCGTGTCCACGTATCGCCTTTTTTCCGCGGACATGGTGGCCAAGGAGGCGGTGCACGAGGCGGGCCACATCCTGGGGCTGGGCCACTGTAAGAACGATTGCGTCATGCGCTTTTCCAGCTCCATCGCGGACGCGGAGCGGAAGCAGCCAGGCCTGTGCGCGAGATGCCGGGACATATTTAACCGTAAGATAATTGAGCCTGGGACCCTATTTTAG
- a CDS encoding AN1-type zinc finger domain-containing protein — translation MEAKNKCDICGEYELLPFKCKYCGGTFCGEHRLPEKHDCTGLAILNSYAYKNEQIAKSNSRYIKKRKRSNPVQRLVKNIRNFVYLGLAIIFILIIGIGYTTYTKYQPLIDDYNAKINSMNDAYSMVEHYTDTYYSSSDFLSDEWLAGLKNSIDEYKTLGEEAISAGYLIQDCPYYDKNILYENERAFNSSLKRAMEYYNAPTHTLQLWDDKKEAIMVYPNGSRCHITEHRDAKDPTYAQLISFLLNDHTELDTYIPGSYVCENFAIRLHDNAESNLIRAHLVNVEFYGQSSGHMIVAFNTVDRGTAYIDDTGNTIEQKMRGCPSLDAYVNPAVGQEYIPQYLFPGLAGGWYHTSMGRVSDVYQIS, via the coding sequence TTGGAGGCGAAAAATAAATGCGATATCTGCGGGGAATATGAATTACTCCCTTTTAAGTGCAAATATTGCGGGGGCACTTTTTGCGGAGAGCATAGATTGCCAGAAAAGCACGACTGTACAGGTTTAGCTATATTAAACTCTTATGCTTATAAAAACGAGCAGATAGCAAAATCGAATAGCAGGTATATAAAGAAGCGTAAACGCTCTAATCCAGTCCAAAGACTCGTCAAGAATATAAGGAATTTTGTATATCTTGGTTTAGCCATTATTTTTATTCTAATTATTGGCATTGGATACACGACTTATACTAAATACCAGCCTCTGATCGATGACTATAATGCTAAAATCAATTCTATGAATGATGCATATAGCATGGTTGAGCATTACACAGATACGTATTATAGCAGTAGTGATTTTTTATCTGACGAATGGCTGGCCGGCCTAAAAAATAGTATTGACGAGTATAAAACCCTGGGCGAAGAAGCTATATCAGCCGGTTATTTAATCCAGGATTGCCCTTATTATGATAAAAACATTTTATATGAAAATGAAAGAGCGTTCAATAGCTCTTTAAAGAGGGCTATGGAATATTACAATGCTCCTACCCATACTTTACAATTATGGGATGATAAAAAAGAAGCCATCATGGTATATCCAAATGGCTCGCGTTGCCATATAACGGAGCATAGGGATGCGAAAGACCCGACATATGCTCAATTGATATCTTTTTTATTAAATGACCATACCGAGCTTGATACGTATATACCGGGTTCTTATGTATGTGAAAACTTTGCGATAAGACTGCATGATAATGCAGAGTCAAATCTTATCAGGGCTCACCTGGTTAACGTCGAATTTTATGGCCAATCCAGCGGGCACATGATCGTCGCATTTAATACCGTTGATAGAGGCACGGCCTATATAGACGATACAGGTAACACGATAGAACAAAAAATGAGGGGATGCCCATCTCTGGACGCATACGTAAATCCTGCCGTAGGACAAGAGTACATTCCACAATATTTATTTCCAGGGTTGGCTGGCGGGTGGTATCATACGAGCATGGGCAGAGTCAGCGATGTATATCAAATAAGCTAA
- a CDS encoding DEAD/DEAH box helicase — MVMFQELSLSAPTLKAIAAMGFEEATPIQGQAIPAALQGRDVIGQAQTGTGKTAAFGIPMVEAVDIKSEAIQGIVITPTRELAVQVAEELNRIGHFKGVHALPIYGGQDIKRQVSALKRKPQVIVGTPGRLIDHMKRKTVRLGGIRMVVLDEADEMLDMGFIEDIERILKATPEGRQTLLFSATIPAPISKLAARFMKDPVSIGIKSRSLTVQGTEQAYLEVQERQKFEALCRLLDVQLPALAIVFVRTKRRVDELARALSERGYQAEGIHGDLAQSKRDSVMRSFREGATEVLVATDVAARGLDISGVTHVYNFDIPQDPDGYVHRIGRTGRAGKKGIAITFVTPRELGLLRLIERVTRRPIERRPVPTAAEAFEGKQRAIVEALLKVSEEGDVSRYRGVAESLLEENDSVTMLSAALKMLSKGDDAEAIPVELTEEHRRHKMERKPKGRRAQKR; from the coding sequence ATGGTAATGTTTCAAGAATTATCTCTAAGCGCGCCCACGCTAAAGGCTATTGCAGCCATGGGGTTCGAGGAAGCGACGCCCATCCAGGGGCAGGCCATACCTGCGGCCTTACAGGGCAGGGACGTCATAGGGCAGGCCCAGACGGGCACCGGCAAGACGGCGGCATTCGGCATACCTATGGTCGAGGCAGTAGACATTAAATCGGAAGCCATACAGGGCATAGTCATAACCCCAACAAGGGAGCTGGCCGTACAGGTGGCCGAGGAGCTAAACAGGATCGGCCATTTTAAGGGCGTACACGCTCTTCCTATTTATGGCGGCCAGGACATCAAGCGGCAGGTTAGCGCCCTCAAGCGAAAGCCACAGGTCATCGTCGGCACGCCCGGCCGGCTCATAGACCATATGAAGAGGAAGACCGTCAGGCTAGGCGGCATAAGGATGGTCGTGCTAGACGAGGCCGACGAGATGCTGGACATGGGGTTCATCGAGGACATAGAGCGCATCCTCAAGGCCACGCCGGAAGGCAGGCAAACCCTCCTATTCTCAGCAACCATACCCGCCCCCATCAGCAAGCTAGCCGCCCGCTTCATGAAAGACCCTGTATCCATTGGCATCAAGTCTAGATCGTTGACAGTGCAGGGCACCGAGCAGGCTTACCTGGAGGTACAGGAAAGGCAAAAGTTCGAGGCCTTATGCCGCCTATTGGACGTGCAGCTTCCCGCGCTGGCCATAGTATTTGTAAGGACCAAGCGGCGCGTCGACGAGCTTGCGAGGGCGCTGAGCGAGCGGGGATACCAGGCCGAGGGCATCCACGGCGACCTGGCCCAATCGAAGCGGGACAGCGTCATGCGCTCTTTTAGGGAAGGGGCGACTGAGGTGCTGGTGGCCACAGATGTCGCCGCCAGGGGATTGGATATAAGCGGCGTGACGCACGTCTACAACTTCGACATCCCGCAGGACCCGGACGGATACGTCCACAGGATAGGGCGGACGGGCCGGGCGGGGAAGAAGGGCATTGCAATTACTTTCGTGACCCCCAGGGAGCTGGGGCTTTTAAGGCTTATCGAGCGGGTGACTCGCCGCCCCATCGAGAGGAGGCCTGTGCCGACCGCTGCCGAGGCCTTTGAGGGGAAGCAAAGGGCCATAGTCGAAGCCCTTCTAAAGGTGTCTGAAGAAGGCGATGTTTCCCGATATAGGGGCGTTGCCGAGAGCCTTCTAGAAGAAAACGACTCAGTCACCATGCTTTCCGCCGCGCTAAAAATGTTGAGCAAAGGAGACGATGCAGAAGCCATCCCTGTCGAGCTTACCGAGGAGCACCGCCGCCATAAGATGGAGCGAAAGCCGAAAGGCCGTCGAGCGCAAAAACGCTGA
- a CDS encoding GIY-YIG nuclease family protein, translated as MEDAGKGTYTLIMSLKAPRRLKVGALGELYFDEGYYAYTGSALGSGGFARVQRHRAVADGKNRVRQWHIDYLLPYVEIVEVVTSPRPECAVAAEIDRHLARVPRFGCSDCQCPTHLHFSENLNKMMDAVKKAHLI; from the coding sequence ATGGAAGACGCCGGCAAAGGCACTTATACGCTCATCATGTCCTTGAAGGCGCCCCGCCGCCTTAAGGTGGGCGCCCTCGGCGAGCTCTATTTTGACGAGGGCTATTATGCCTATACTGGCTCGGCGCTAGGCAGCGGCGGCTTCGCCCGCGTGCAAAGGCATAGGGCGGTCGCGGATGGCAAAAACAGGGTGAGGCAGTGGCACATCGACTATCTTCTGCCTTACGTTGAGATAGTCGAGGTTGTGACTTCGCCGAGGCCCGAGTGTGCCGTTGCGGCGGAAATAGATCGGCACCTGGCCAGGGTGCCCCGCTTTGGGTGTAGCGATTGCCAATGTCCGACGCATTTGCACTTCTCGGAAAACCTTAATAAAATGATGGATGCCGTGAAGAAGGCACACCTAATATGA
- a CDS encoding winged helix-turn-helix domain-containing protein, translating to MQDRPDQGIKEVMVVDDPDTMRMILSGKYSDILELIDFREMSVSDISQALKINPGSAHYRLKELQRRGLVKMVREETKGNVVKKYYRAAARNIYLDGSKFKALRPGEASPMDGFYDRLIALLAPFGYEIPPDKAGPIKDAMRRYDKRKKELLQQIQDAGVERMEGDRLLVGDAYHVAWLLKEIEDDTLGGIREELRTLLSEIRGPK from the coding sequence ATGCAGGACAGGCCGGACCAGGGCATAAAAGAAGTAATGGTAGTGGACGATCCGGATACGATGAGGATGATACTAAGCGGCAAGTACAGCGACATACTCGAGCTCATCGACTTCCGCGAGATGTCGGTATCCGACATCTCCCAGGCCCTCAAGATTAACCCGGGCTCAGCCCACTATCGCCTAAAGGAGCTGCAAAGGCGAGGCCTCGTAAAGATGGTCAGAGAAGAAACGAAAGGCAATGTCGTCAAAAAGTACTACCGCGCCGCTGCAAGGAACATCTACCTGGACGGCTCAAAGTTCAAGGCACTCAGGCCTGGCGAGGCCAGCCCAATGGACGGGTTCTATGACAGGCTGATAGCGCTGCTGGCGCCATTTGGATACGAGATACCGCCCGACAAGGCCGGGCCGATCAAAGACGCCATGAGGCGATATGACAAAAGAAAAAAGGAGCTCCTCCAACAAATCCAGGATGCCGGCGTTGAAAGGATGGAGGGCGACAGGCTACTCGTAGGGGACGCATATCATGTCGCCTGGCTGCTAAAGGAGATAGAAGACGACACGCTAGGGGGCATAAGGGAAGAGCTTCGCACGCTATTATCCGAAATAAGGGGCCCGAAATGA
- a CDS encoding OPT/YSL family transporter, with protein sequence MKKGIAVVAIGVAFSMANAFVSMYLGMKTGFGEGIAVLLLFAAFMLFTALGVKSRSRSLICVSAIIMGSTGVAISYTDGLGAIIMSGEPFPVPGYAMVAILMLSGVIGILMASHFSGYFLKGDFPWPGSRAMASLISMLTAEKREASRRLSAIRMGAAGVFSGAIAALKGVGMLPEAVGSINIGIGLSPMMAGIGMLIGWRACTQIAIGALASLLILVFIENPGIDYSSHMKSPWIFSTAISMMVTTALITLYFVIKPAISSIRGQKNGALAPDGGAMRAGIAWMSRSNVALIIAILCAAILMVAYPGVPIWVFLVCMPAALIFMIIETRGKAEMGMSVGMSSFVILLIVGLAFDDIVPLLVLEGFVVSTILTFSLTFSILKQSEFCGVDAKGLSAMALVGVVAGSVICVPFLDFFNDLYGIGTSSLPAPYSVMWLEMAGSAVAGAMPPSISLYLILAGSAIALVFYRYRISAVTVAIGLLLPVSTSAAIIAGGIIAWAAEKKGALKDDGGITASGLMVGDIVVNILSSLRYL encoded by the coding sequence ATGAAAAAAGGAATAGCCGTAGTCGCCATCGGCGTCGCTTTCAGCATGGCCAACGCCTTCGTATCCATGTACCTCGGCATGAAGACGGGCTTTGGCGAGGGGATAGCCGTCCTGCTACTATTCGCCGCATTCATGCTCTTCACGGCTTTAGGGGTTAAGTCGCGGTCAAGGAGCCTGATATGCGTATCCGCAATCATCATGGGCTCCACCGGGGTCGCCATATCCTACACCGATGGGCTCGGCGCCATCATCATGTCTGGCGAGCCATTCCCTGTGCCCGGCTACGCCATGGTGGCGATACTCATGCTCTCTGGCGTCATTGGCATACTTATGGCTTCACACTTTTCCGGCTATTTCCTTAAGGGCGATTTCCCATGGCCTGGCTCAAGGGCAATGGCGTCGCTCATCAGCATGCTTACTGCCGAAAAAAGGGAGGCAAGCCGCCGGCTATCGGCCATACGCATGGGCGCTGCAGGGGTCTTCTCCGGGGCCATAGCAGCATTGAAGGGCGTGGGCATGCTACCAGAAGCCGTAGGCTCAATAAACATCGGAATAGGCCTTTCGCCCATGATGGCGGGCATAGGCATGCTCATCGGATGGAGGGCGTGCACACAGATCGCCATCGGAGCGCTTGCATCCCTGCTGATACTCGTATTCATCGAGAATCCCGGGATTGACTATTCGTCGCACATGAAAAGCCCATGGATATTCTCGACGGCAATATCCATGATGGTTACTACGGCCCTGATTACCCTGTATTTTGTGATAAAGCCAGCAATATCGTCAATTAGGGGTCAGAAAAACGGCGCGCTGGCGCCTGATGGCGGGGCCATGCGAGCAGGCATTGCCTGGATGAGCCGGAGTAACGTGGCCCTCATCATCGCAATATTATGCGCCGCCATATTGATGGTGGCATACCCTGGCGTACCCATATGGGTATTTCTAGTTTGCATGCCGGCCGCGCTCATCTTCATGATAATCGAGACCCGCGGCAAGGCTGAGATGGGGATGAGCGTCGGCATGTCCTCATTCGTCATCCTGCTCATCGTGGGCCTGGCGTTCGACGATATTGTCCCCCTGCTCGTTCTGGAGGGCTTCGTCGTTTCCACGATACTGACTTTCTCGCTTACATTTTCTATCCTGAAGCAATCGGAGTTCTGCGGAGTCGATGCTAAAGGCTTATCCGCCATGGCGCTCGTCGGCGTCGTGGCAGGGTCTGTGATTTGCGTGCCCTTCCTGGATTTTTTTAACGATCTCTATGGGATTGGCACGTCATCGCTCCCCGCCCCTTACAGCGTCATGTGGCTAGAGATGGCGGGCTCAGCCGTCGCCGGGGCCATGCCGCCATCCATAAGCCTATACCTTATATTGGCGGGCTCAGCCATCGCTCTCGTATTCTATCGCTATAGGATATCGGCGGTGACCGTGGCAATCGGCCTGCTGCTGCCTGTATCCACCTCGGCTGCCATCATTGCGGGGGGCATCATCGCATGGGCGGCCGAAAAGAAGGGCGCCCTTAAAGACGATGGCGGCATCACTGCATCTGGCCTCATGGTGGGCGACATCGTCGTGAACATACTTTCTTCCCTGAGATACTTATGA